A section of the Clostridium felsineum DSM 794 genome encodes:
- the spoVG gene encoding septation regulator SpoVG: MQITDVRIRKITSEGKMKAIVSVTFDNEFVVHDIKVIEGQNGLFIAMPSRKTPDGEFKDIAHPINTATREKIQSAILAEYEKVKNEEETKTETETEE, from the coding sequence ATGCAAATTACAGATGTAAGAATAAGGAAAATAACATCAGAAGGGAAAATGAAAGCTATAGTATCAGTAACTTTTGATAATGAATTTGTTGTTCATGATATAAAAGTTATTGAAGGACAAAACGGCTTATTTATTGCTATGCCTAGTAGGAAGACACCAGATGGTGAGTTTAAGGATATAGCTCATCCAATAAATACAGCTACAAGAGAAAAAATTCAAAGTGCTATATTGGCAGAATATGAAAAAGTAAAAAATGAAGAAGAAACAAAAACAGAGACAGAAACAGAGGAATAA
- a CDS encoding zinc ribbon domain-containing protein produces the protein MPFCNECGEKLKEKQQICLKCGYNNRNANKPKSKNELILREAMTPKKTAALTIVLVFVFLVGVGIYYAQRESNPLKTVAAFKKAVNEKDNSKIKDLIEEDSSVKVNDKSIDKVVKYFENNPDYRSKVLNELDQEAAKLYEAKVDSINSTNTFRVKRVGNKFLVFPKYKIVVNRVYIEVKTKVKGADIYINDEKVGTSTSKNFSKEYGPYIADDYKVEMVYSDKFEKLSESQNIDMLKSLKNRATVELMTKVRYVSIKSDEKDAELFIDNKDTGKKVKDVNYKIPIKSSTKIYGVIQQDGNKLQASADNNSKDNEINLNFSDAKAKIQDKENEIRNLVQTYVAAFCYAVNNNNISYVQQYIYPNSPLYKVEINSIPNMYKQRLKESNAGLNITSIKIDDNTNSGSVTTHEVYNVNDNGNNIQKTFDYKYSFKYNDQIHKYQLTSIENSK, from the coding sequence GTGCCATTTTGTAATGAATGCGGTGAAAAATTAAAAGAAAAACAACAGATTTGCTTAAAATGTGGATATAATAATAGAAATGCTAATAAACCAAAAAGTAAAAATGAGTTAATTTTGAGGGAAGCCATGACTCCTAAGAAGACAGCAGCGCTCACAATAGTTTTAGTGTTTGTTTTTTTGGTGGGAGTAGGAATTTATTATGCTCAAAGAGAATCCAATCCATTAAAGACAGTGGCAGCATTTAAAAAAGCGGTTAATGAAAAAGATAATTCTAAAATAAAAGACTTAATAGAAGAGGATAGTTCAGTAAAAGTAAATGATAAGAGTATAGATAAGGTTGTAAAATATTTTGAGAATAATCCTGATTATAGAAGCAAAGTATTGAATGAGTTAGATCAAGAAGCAGCTAAACTGTACGAAGCTAAGGTGGATTCTATAAATTCTACTAATACTTTTAGGGTGAAAAGAGTAGGAAATAAATTTTTGGTTTTTCCTAAATATAAAATAGTTGTAAATAGAGTTTATATAGAGGTTAAAACTAAAGTAAAAGGGGCAGACATATATATTAATGACGAAAAAGTTGGAACTAGTACAAGTAAGAATTTTTCAAAAGAGTATGGCCCTTATATAGCAGATGATTATAAAGTAGAAATGGTTTATAGCGATAAATTTGAGAAATTAAGTGAGTCACAAAATATTGATATGTTAAAAAGTTTAAAGAATAGAGCTACAGTTGAACTTATGACAAAAGTAAGATATGTATCTATAAAAAGTGATGAAAAAGATGCGGAACTTTTTATAGATAATAAAGACACGGGAAAAAAAGTTAAGGATGTAAATTATAAAATACCAATAAAAAGTAGTACAAAAATATATGGAGTTATTCAACAGGACGGAAATAAATTGCAGGCTTCAGCAGATAATAATTCTAAAGATAATGAAATAAATTTGAATTTTTCTGATGCCAAAGCTAAGATACAGGATAAAGAGAATGAAATAAGGAATTTAGTGCAAACATATGTAGCTGCATTTTGTTATGCCGTTAATAATAATAATATTTCTTATGTTCAGCAGTATATATATCCTAATAGTCCTCTATATAAGGTGGAGATAAATTCTATACCTAATATGTACAAGCAAAGGTTAAAGGAAAGTAATGCAGGTCTTAATATTACGTCTATTAAAATTGATGATAATACTAATTCAGGAAGTGTAACAACTCACGAAGTTTATAATGTAAACGACAATGGAAATAATATTCAAAAGACATTTGATTACAAATATAGTTTTAAGTATAATGATCAGATACATAAATATCAATTAACAAGTATAGAAAATTCAAAGTAA
- a CDS encoding zinc ribbon domain-containing protein codes for MKFCTKCGHELKENHKVCPKCGNRVQIEENTLNEFNFQEENILEHKIEVEEVDAKPEHKKGISKVKIIIACVVAIVFMLVGVLSYVYIRLSDPVNTVEAFKKAVNERDTSKIKNIVECSDSSVKIDDDSAKVIIKYFNKNDNYFDSTISELDSEANNIKHNSYSLTEKAYDYTMEKKENKFLVLPSYKIVVKPSYITVKTKIKGTDIYINNKKVGTSSSDNSSKKYGPYVVGEYEVKGNYKGKYADSKETKTVNTVKADKNKSDVTILKNLTYVKVVSDNQDGEVFINDKDTGKKVKDIDTIGPIDDKCKIYGVIKKDGKTIKSKVEDGKYYMGLTKPEVDLEFFNSEYPIGSNERKVASMIRMYISSFCEAVNKNNFSFVQEYLYPDSDLYKQQVAYIPDAYNKKIIEVELRCDIISCTFNPDGKTGTVITHEVYDIDNNGKDDGKKEFDYKYTFKYNDATSTYQLTNIENAK; via the coding sequence ATGAAGTTTTGCACTAAATGCGGACATGAATTAAAAGAAAATCATAAAGTTTGTCCCAAATGCGGAAATAGAGTACAAATAGAAGAAAATACTTTAAATGAGTTTAACTTTCAAGAAGAAAATATATTAGAACATAAGATTGAAGTTGAAGAAGTGGATGCTAAACCGGAACATAAGAAAGGTATTTCTAAAGTGAAAATTATAATTGCTTGTGTTGTAGCTATAGTTTTTATGTTAGTTGGAGTACTTAGCTATGTTTACATAAGGCTGTCTGATCCAGTAAATACTGTAGAGGCTTTTAAGAAAGCTGTTAATGAAAGGGATACGTCAAAAATAAAAAATATAGTAGAGTGTTCCGATAGTAGTGTAAAAATAGATGATGATAGTGCAAAGGTAATTATCAAATATTTTAATAAGAATGATAACTATTTTGATTCTACTATAAGTGAACTTGATAGTGAAGCCAATAACATAAAACATAATAGCTATAGTTTAACTGAAAAGGCATATGATTACACTATGGAGAAGAAGGAAAATAAGTTTCTAGTTTTACCTAGTTACAAGATAGTAGTAAAACCATCTTATATTACAGTTAAAACTAAAATAAAAGGAACAGATATATATATTAATAATAAAAAAGTTGGAACTAGTTCCTCAGATAATTCTTCTAAAAAGTATGGACCTTATGTAGTGGGGGAATACGAAGTAAAAGGAAATTATAAGGGTAAGTATGCAGATTCAAAGGAAACAAAAACAGTTAATACAGTCAAGGCTGATAAAAATAAGTCAGATGTAACTATACTTAAAAATTTAACATATGTAAAAGTTGTTTCTGATAATCAAGATGGAGAAGTTTTTATAAATGATAAGGATACAGGTAAAAAGGTAAAAGACATTGACACTATTGGACCTATTGATGATAAGTGTAAAATATATGGAGTTATTAAAAAGGACGGAAAAACAATAAAGAGTAAAGTAGAAGATGGAAAATATTATATGGGATTGACAAAGCCAGAAGTTGATTTAGAGTTCTTTAACAGTGAATATCCTATAGGTTCAAATGAAAGAAAAGTAGCCTCTATGATTAGAATGTATATATCAAGTTTTTGTGAAGCTGTAAACAAGAATAATTTTTCCTTTGTTCAAGAATATCTTTATCCAGATAGTGATCTATATAAACAACAAGTAGCATATATACCAGATGCTTATAATAAAAAAATAATTGAAGTTGAGTTAAGATGCGATATTATATCCTGCACATTTAATCCTGATGGTAAAACAGGTACTGTAATTACTCATGAGGTATATGATATAGACAATAATGGAAAAGACGATGGAAAAAAAGAGTTCGATTATAAGTATACTTTTAAATATAATGATGCAACAAGCACTTACCAATTAACAAATATAGAAAACGCAAAATAG
- the purR gene encoding pur operon repressor, whose protein sequence is MEKFSRNQRVSAITKTLIECPNKVINLNYFTELFNAAKSTISEDLVIVRDLMDKLGYGKVETIAGASGGVKYSFSISEEKINMFVKKLCLILQEKDRIIPGNFIYMTDIMCNPEILHVAGLTLASKFVGLDVDYVVTVETKGIPLAYEVARLLGKQLVIVRRDAKVTEGATVTINYVTGSLKRIQSMSLSRKCMNKGSKCIFIDDFMKAGGTALGIIDLLKEFESELLGIGVLVDNTENPEKVVHDYHSILDFKGIDNDGSAIVVPSIC, encoded by the coding sequence ATGGAGAAGTTCAGCAGAAATCAAAGGGTTTCGGCTATAACTAAAACTTTGATTGAATGTCCAAACAAAGTTATAAATTTAAATTATTTTACTGAATTATTTAATGCAGCCAAATCAACAATAAGTGAAGATCTTGTAATAGTAAGAGATCTTATGGATAAACTAGGATATGGAAAAGTTGAAACTATAGCAGGTGCATCTGGTGGGGTAAAGTATAGTTTTTCAATATCTGAAGAAAAAATTAATATGTTTGTGAAAAAACTATGTTTGATTTTACAAGAAAAGGATAGAATAATACCAGGGAACTTTATTTATATGACAGATATAATGTGTAATCCTGAAATATTACATGTGGCAGGATTGACATTAGCGTCAAAGTTTGTAGGGTTAGATGTAGATTATGTAGTGACTGTTGAAACTAAAGGAATACCTCTTGCGTATGAAGTTGCAAGATTACTTGGTAAGCAGCTTGTTATTGTAAGAAGAGATGCTAAAGTTACAGAAGGCGCTACAGTTACTATAAATTATGTTACAGGTTCCTTAAAAAGAATTCAAAGTATGTCATTATCTAGAAAGTGTATGAATAAAGGTAGTAAATGCATTTTTATAGATGATTTTATGAAAGCTGGAGGAACAGCACTTGGTATAATAGATCTTTTAAAGGAATTTGAAAGTGAACTTTTAGGAATAGGAGTTCTTGTGGATAATACAGAAAATCCTGAAAAGGTAGTACATGATTATCACTCTATATTGGATTTTAAAGGAATAGATAATGATGGTTCTGCTATTGTTGTACCTTCAATTTGTTAA
- the murC gene encoding UDP-N-acetylmuramate--L-alanine ligase, with product MSFDLKNDIGKKIHFIGIGGVSMSGLAEILLERGYKVSGSDMHNSPMIDKLKKNGAEIYISHDSANIKNVDIVVYTAAIPEDNPELAYAKQANISLMTRAEFLGSIMKGHKYNVAISGTHGKTTTTSMISHIALTENVDPTILVGGNLDIIHGNVLAGKSDYFITEACEYKASFLEFYPYIGIILNIDADHLDFYKDIDDIENTFMKFANLIPTDGYLITNADDIRAIRVASHANCNVVSFGIDNGDIRAKNVKFNANGFGSFDVYKTNEFLFHIELNVPGKHNILNALSAIASALTLKMSNKSIIDGLKSFKGTHRRFELKGTKNGITVIDDYAHHPTEIKATLDAAKNYPHNKIYCVFQPHTYSRTLSLFDEFAACFSNVDELILADIYAAREKDTGVVSSLKLSDAINKNNVKCSNLHSFEAIVNYLQDNLKDGDLLLTVGAGDVFKIGEMFLNK from the coding sequence ATGTCTTTTGATCTCAAAAATGATATAGGTAAAAAAATACACTTTATTGGTATTGGTGGAGTTAGTATGAGTGGTCTTGCTGAAATCCTACTCGAGCGTGGTTATAAGGTTTCAGGTTCAGATATGCATAACTCACCAATGATAGATAAACTGAAAAAAAATGGTGCTGAAATATATATAAGCCATGATTCAGCTAATATAAAAAATGTAGACATAGTAGTATATACTGCCGCTATTCCAGAAGATAACCCTGAACTAGCTTATGCAAAACAGGCTAATATATCCTTAATGACACGTGCTGAATTTTTAGGTTCTATAATGAAAGGACATAAATACAATGTTGCAATCTCCGGAACGCACGGAAAAACGACTACTACATCCATGATTTCTCATATAGCTTTAACTGAAAATGTTGATCCTACAATATTAGTTGGTGGAAATTTAGATATTATACATGGAAATGTACTTGCAGGAAAAAGCGATTATTTTATAACTGAAGCCTGCGAATATAAAGCTTCATTCTTAGAATTCTATCCTTATATCGGAATAATATTAAATATAGATGCTGACCATCTTGATTTTTATAAGGACATAGATGACATAGAAAATACCTTCATGAAATTTGCTAATTTGATTCCAACGGATGGATACTTAATAACAAATGCTGACGACATAAGAGCTATTAGAGTTGCTTCACATGCAAATTGTAATGTAGTATCCTTTGGAATAGATAATGGTGATATAAGAGCTAAAAACGTAAAATTCAACGCAAATGGCTTTGGTTCTTTTGATGTATACAAGACTAATGAATTTTTATTTCATATTGAACTTAATGTTCCTGGAAAACATAATATTTTAAATGCACTTTCCGCAATAGCATCAGCCTTAACTCTTAAAATGAGTAATAAATCTATAATAGATGGTTTAAAGAGTTTCAAAGGTACTCATAGACGATTTGAACTTAAGGGAACAAAAAACGGAATTACTGTAATAGACGACTATGCACATCACCCAACTGAAATAAAAGCAACTTTAGATGCTGCTAAAAATTATCCTCATAATAAAATCTATTGCGTATTTCAACCACATACCTATTCAAGAACTTTAAGCTTATTTGATGAGTTTGCTGCTTGTTTCTCTAATGTAGATGAACTAATCCTTGCTGATATATATGCTGCAAGAGAGAAAGACACAGGTGTTGTAAGTTCATTAAAGCTTTCAGATGCAATTAATAAAAATAATGTAAAATGCTCAAACCTTCATAGTTTTGAGGCTATAGTTAATTACCTTCAAGATAATTTAAAAGATGGTGATCTTCTATTAACTGTAGGCGCTGGTGATGTTTTCAAGATTGGTGAAATGTTCTTAAATAAATAA
- a CDS encoding 2-phosphosulfolactate phosphatase family protein: MKIDLIISAEDIKKAKVYKKTAVVIDMLRATSVITTAIANGCEKVIPVLTIEEALKTRKEYDKKAILGGERKGLKIEGFDFSNSPIEYSKEVIGGKTLIMTTTNGTRAIRGSEGAKDIIIGSVLNAEAVANRIIELNNDVAIVNAGTYGEFSIDDFICSGYIISCVKNKMKVELTDAAKTAYYVYKKNEDIESFVKYAKHYERIMELGLEEDFKYCCRKSTLKVVPQFINGEIL, translated from the coding sequence GTGAAAATAGACTTAATAATATCTGCTGAGGATATAAAAAAGGCCAAGGTTTATAAAAAAACTGCTGTTGTAATAGATATGCTTAGGGCAACCTCTGTTATAACAACAGCGATAGCTAATGGATGTGAAAAGGTAATACCAGTTTTAACAATAGAAGAAGCATTAAAAACACGTAAAGAATATGATAAGAAGGCTATTTTAGGGGGAGAGAGAAAAGGGTTAAAAATAGAAGGCTTTGATTTCTCTAATTCGCCTATAGAATACAGTAAAGAGGTTATAGGTGGCAAAACATTAATTATGACAACAACTAATGGAACAAGGGCTATACGAGGTTCTGAAGGTGCTAAGGATATAATTATAGGTTCTGTTCTTAATGCAGAGGCGGTAGCAAATAGAATTATAGAATTGAATAACGATGTTGCAATAGTTAATGCAGGAACTTATGGGGAATTTTCAATTGATGATTTTATTTGTAGTGGGTATATAATAAGTTGTGTTAAGAATAAAATGAAGGTAGAACTTACAGATGCCGCGAAAACAGCTTATTACGTTTATAAAAAAAATGAGGATATAGAAAGCTTTGTTAAATATGCGAAACACTATGAAAGAATAATGGAATTGGGGTTAGAAGAAGACTTTAAGTATTGCTGCAGGAAAAGCACATTAAAAGTAGTACCTCAGTTTATTAATGGTGAAATTTTATAA
- a CDS encoding HAD family hydrolase → MTDKIKAAIFDMDGTLVDSMWIWQAIDVEYLKERNLPFPDDLKDAIEHLSFYDTAKYFKKRFNLKDSIKKITDDWTQMAYKHYANDINLKPHAREYLLYLKNKNIRIGLATSNCKLLVETALKPLGIYNLFDSITTTDEVERDKSFPDVYLLAAKRLGVLPQECVVFEDILPAVISAKKAGMTVVAVHDESSIKSILDIKSKADKFIVSYDEIIA, encoded by the coding sequence ATGACTGATAAAATAAAAGCAGCCATTTTTGATATGGATGGTACTCTTGTAGATTCCATGTGGATTTGGCAAGCAATCGATGTAGAATATTTAAAAGAAAGAAACCTCCCCTTCCCTGATGATTTAAAAGATGCAATTGAACATCTAAGTTTCTATGATACAGCTAAATACTTCAAGAAAAGATTTAATTTAAAAGATTCAATAAAAAAAATAACTGATGACTGGACTCAAATGGCATATAAACATTATGCTAATGATATAAACTTAAAACCGCATGCTAGAGAATATCTCTTATATTTAAAAAATAAAAATATAAGAATAGGTCTAGCAACAAGTAATTGTAAGCTGCTTGTGGAAACGGCATTAAAACCACTTGGCATCTATAATTTATTTGATTCAATTACAACTACAGATGAAGTAGAAAGGGATAAAAGTTTTCCTGATGTCTACCTTCTAGCAGCTAAAAGATTAGGCGTATTACCACAGGAATGTGTTGTTTTTGAAGATATTTTACCAGCTGTAATATCTGCTAAAAAGGCTGGAATGACTGTTGTAGCTGTTCATGATGAATCTTCCATAAAAAGTATACTTGATATTAAAAGTAAGGCAGATAAATTTATTGTTTCTTACGACGAGATTATAGCATAA
- a CDS encoding zinc ribbon domain-containing protein → MKYCQKCGTEMEDGDLFCGNCGAKQPEVSEGAGTNKVGEKIQNINLDFKGIFTRLVNVFIKPVSGAKDFIKNTSRNETIFTTVVLLVISTILGLWRVQQILSVVKSTISKASGYLGGLFSLFGGTGMSKYGDGEQVLHLPYGMIFLENILVFIVIVAVLFGILYLSINIVNKNKVNILTIYNTAIIFVVPFLYFKLISIIVSYVSSYAGLFVELIGIIISIITLCLVLKDIFEIDNDKAVIVTVIASIIVIIISILCLRYFAGTTVKSIFQSITDGSKLNL, encoded by the coding sequence ATGAAATATTGTCAAAAGTGTGGAACTGAGATGGAGGATGGCGATCTATTTTGTGGAAACTGTGGAGCTAAACAGCCTGAGGTTTCTGAGGGAGCTGGGACTAATAAAGTAGGAGAAAAAATTCAAAACATTAATTTGGATTTTAAGGGAATATTTACGAGATTAGTAAATGTATTTATAAAGCCTGTAAGCGGTGCAAAGGACTTTATTAAAAACACCTCAAGAAATGAGACTATTTTTACAACAGTAGTATTGTTAGTTATCTCTACAATATTAGGTTTATGGAGAGTTCAACAAATACTATCAGTAGTAAAAAGTACCATAAGCAAAGCCAGTGGATATTTAGGTGGACTTTTTAGTCTATTTGGAGGAACTGGTATGTCCAAGTATGGTGATGGAGAACAAGTTTTACATTTACCATATGGAATGATTTTTCTTGAAAATATTCTTGTTTTTATAGTTATAGTAGCAGTTTTATTTGGAATTTTATATCTATCAATAAATATCGTAAATAAAAATAAGGTAAATATTTTAACTATCTATAACACTGCAATTATATTTGTAGTACCGTTTTTATATTTTAAGTTAATATCTATAATAGTATCTTATGTATCTAGTTATGCAGGATTATTTGTGGAATTAATAGGAATCATTATATCGATAATAACACTTTGTTTAGTACTTAAGGATATTTTTGAAATTGATAATGATAAAGCAGTGATTGTAACAGTGATTGCATCAATAATTGTCATAATTATATCAATACTATGCTTAAGATATTTTGCTGGAACAACTGTTAAGAGTATTTTTCAATCAATTACAGATGGTTCAAAATTAAATTTATAA
- the glmU gene encoding bifunctional UDP-N-acetylglucosamine diphosphorylase/glucosamine-1-phosphate N-acetyltransferase GlmU codes for MYKCALILAAGKGKRMKSDLPKVLHKVCDKEMVNHVIDTMRKSEIENVNVIIGKGAELVKEATSNKNVSYSMQEEQLGTGHAVKCAKDFLEGKDGVVAIFTGDAPLITEATVKNLIDFHQKGDYKASIITAVIDNPEGYGRIIRNEDSSVKKIVEHKDCTVDELKVNEINSGMYCFDIKSLLKSLDKIDNNNAQGEYYLPDVIGIFKEEGLKIGAMAVPFDEILGVNSRVQLSVVSKVMQRRINEKHMENGTTLIDSDSTYIGADVVIESDTIIYPGNVLQGETVIKTGCILYPNSRIQDSVIGKNVTVQSSVILESTVGDDTTVGPFAYIRPESKIGNKARIGDFVEIKKSTIGDNTKVSHLTYIGDAEVGEGCNFGCGTVVVNYDGKAKHKTVIGNKSFIGCNTNLVSPVKVEDNTYIAAGSTITNTVPEGSLAIARAKQVVKEGWVDKKGLLK; via the coding sequence ATGTATAAGTGTGCTTTGATATTAGCAGCAGGTAAAGGCAAAAGAATGAAATCAGATTTACCAAAGGTCCTTCATAAGGTATGTGATAAAGAAATGGTAAATCACGTTATAGATACCATGAGAAAATCAGAAATTGAAAATGTTAATGTTATTATAGGAAAAGGAGCAGAGTTAGTAAAGGAAGCTACATCAAATAAGAATGTGAGTTATTCTATGCAGGAGGAACAATTAGGTACAGGACATGCAGTTAAATGTGCCAAAGATTTCCTTGAAGGTAAAGATGGAGTTGTAGCTATTTTTACTGGTGATGCTCCTTTAATAACAGAAGCTACAGTTAAGAATTTAATTGATTTTCACCAAAAAGGAGATTACAAAGCATCTATTATTACAGCTGTTATAGATAATCCAGAAGGATATGGAAGAATAATAAGAAATGAAGATAGTTCTGTAAAGAAAATAGTAGAACATAAAGACTGCACAGTAGACGAATTAAAGGTTAATGAAATAAATTCAGGAATGTATTGTTTTGATATAAAAAGTTTACTTAAAAGTCTCGATAAAATAGATAATAATAATGCTCAAGGAGAATATTATTTGCCTGATGTTATAGGTATTTTTAAAGAAGAAGGTTTAAAAATAGGTGCTATGGCAGTTCCTTTTGATGAAATTTTAGGTGTTAATTCAAGAGTTCAACTTTCTGTAGTTAGTAAAGTAATGCAGAGAAGAATAAATGAAAAACATATGGAAAATGGAACTACATTAATTGATTCTGATAGTACTTATATAGGTGCTGATGTTGTTATAGAAAGTGATACCATAATATATCCTGGAAATGTTCTTCAAGGAGAGACTGTTATTAAAACAGGATGCATACTTTATCCAAATTCAAGAATTCAAGATAGTGTAATTGGAAAAAATGTTACAGTGCAGAGTTCAGTAATACTTGAAAGTACTGTTGGGGATGATACGACAGTTGGACCATTTGCATATATAAGGCCGGAAAGTAAAATAGGAAATAAAGCTAGAATTGGAGATTTTGTTGAGATAAAGAAGTCTACCATTGGAGATAATACAAAGGTTTCTCACTTAACTTATATAGGAGATGCTGAAGTTGGCGAAGGTTGTAATTTCGGATGTGGTACAGTAGTAGTAAATTATGATGGTAAAGCTAAACACAAGACTGTTATAGGAAATAAATCCTTTATAGGATGTAATACCAATTTAGTTTCACCTGTAAAAGTTGAAGATAATACTTATATAGCAGCAGGTTCAACTATAACTAATACAGTGCCAGAAGGATCACTTGCAATTGCAAGGGCAAAACAAGTAGTAAAAGAAGGATGGGTTGATAAAAAAGGATTACTAAAATAA
- a CDS encoding [Fe-Fe] hydrogenase large subunit C-terminal domain-containing protein has product MNNKYVELFKSLADSYYNNTFDSFVYHILSDEDVDKHELSKIISSLCGVSINFKDTETYIKELKEAISNYKYTDSIVEKIKECDASCNSIEGATPCQKSCPFDAILIDKEGQNSHIEKNLCIDCGNCITSCPSGSFLDKIEFLPLLNLFKNNEKVIATVAPAIAGQFGENVSLERLRTALKKVGFADMVEVAFFADMLTIKEAFEFNELVNSKDDLMITSCCCPMWVSMIRKIYGNLAKHVSPSVSPMIASGRVIKKLNPNCKVVFIGPCIAKKAEAKSEDISDAIDFVLTFEELKGIFEVLDISPEKLSETHTTSYASREGRLYARTGGVSTSVDEAVKRIFPSKHNLFKATKADGVKDCKDILNKVQTGKIEANFLEGMGCNGGCVGGPKAIIDTDLGRKNVDMTAESSDIKISLDSPCMKDILSRIGINSIKDFGDSSKVDIFERRF; this is encoded by the coding sequence ATGAATAATAAGTATGTAGAACTTTTTAAATCACTAGCAGATTCCTACTACAACAATACTTTTGATTCCTTTGTATACCATATACTTTCAGACGAAGATGTAGATAAGCATGAGCTTTCAAAAATCATATCCTCCCTATGCGGCGTTAGTATTAATTTTAAAGATACTGAAACTTACATAAAAGAATTAAAAGAAGCAATTTCAAATTATAAATATACTGACAGCATAGTAGAAAAAATAAAAGAGTGCGATGCCTCTTGCAATAGCATCGAAGGAGCTACTCCTTGCCAAAAATCCTGTCCCTTTGATGCTATTTTAATTGATAAAGAAGGCCAAAATTCACACATAGAAAAAAATTTATGCATTGATTGTGGAAACTGTATAACCTCTTGTCCTTCTGGTTCTTTCCTTGACAAAATAGAATTCTTGCCACTATTAAATCTCTTTAAAAATAATGAGAAAGTAATAGCTACAGTAGCACCTGCCATTGCTGGTCAATTTGGTGAAAATGTTTCTCTAGAAAGACTGAGAACCGCTTTAAAAAAAGTAGGCTTTGCCGATATGGTTGAAGTGGCTTTTTTTGCTGATATGCTTACTATAAAAGAAGCTTTTGAATTTAATGAACTTGTAAATTCAAAGGATGATTTAATGATAACTTCTTGTTGCTGTCCAATGTGGGTTTCTATGATACGAAAAATTTACGGTAATTTAGCTAAACATGTATCGCCTTCAGTATCTCCAATGATTGCCTCAGGAAGAGTTATAAAAAAACTAAATCCAAATTGCAAAGTAGTTTTTATAGGCCCATGCATAGCAAAGAAAGCAGAAGCTAAAAGTGAGGACATAAGTGACGCAATAGACTTTGTTCTTACCTTTGAGGAATTAAAAGGAATATTTGAAGTTCTAGACATATCTCCCGAAAAACTTTCTGAAACCCATACAACAAGCTATGCATCAAGAGAAGGGAGACTTTATGCTCGAACTGGTGGTGTTTCAACTTCTGTGGATGAAGCTGTAAAAAGAATTTTTCCAAGTAAACATAATTTATTTAAAGCCACAAAGGCTGATGGAGTTAAAGACTGCAAAGACATACTTAATAAAGTTCAAACTGGAAAAATTGAAGCTAACTTTTTAGAAGGAATGGGCTGCAATGGTGGATGTGTTGGTGGTCCAAAAGCTATAATCGATACAGACTTAGGGAGAAAAAATGTTGATATGACAGCTGAAAGTTCTGATATTAAAATATCTTTGGATAGCCCCTGTATGAAAGATATTCTGAGTAGGATAGGTATTAACTCTATTAAAGATTTTGGTGACTCTTCTAAAGTAGATATTTTTGAAAGGAGATTTTAA